From the genome of Azospirillum brasilense, one region includes:
- a CDS encoding DUF3299 domain-containing protein has translation MTSRRQVLLPLALAPVAGWAIWATNASEPMHPAGPFHLPLDDTTALWRDLVQVRMEGPAANPVFPTRVKALEGKLVTVRGFMVPLSDASSHNRFILAANPISCPACHRPTPSTMLHVHSQIPVRESQAPVLMTGTLRLNPLEGLFYRLDRAELRYA, from the coding sequence ATGACGTCGCGCCGACAGGTTCTGCTGCCGCTTGCGCTGGCCCCGGTGGCCGGCTGGGCGATCTGGGCCACCAACGCCAGCGAACCCATGCATCCCGCCGGACCGTTCCATCTGCCGCTGGACGACACCACGGCTTTGTGGCGGGATCTGGTGCAGGTCCGCATGGAGGGGCCAGCCGCCAATCCGGTCTTTCCGACCCGCGTCAAGGCGCTGGAGGGAAAGCTGGTGACGGTCCGCGGCTTCATGGTGCCGCTGAGCGACGCGTCGTCCCACAACCGCTTCATCCTCGCTGCCAATCCCATCTCCTGTCCGGCCTGCCACCGGCCCACCCCTTCCACCATGCTGCACGTCCACAGCCAGATCCCGGTCCGCGAATCGCAGGCGCCGGTGCTGATGACCGGCACGTTGCGGCTGAACCCTCTGGAGGGGTTGTTCTATCGCCTCGATCGGGCTGAGTTGCGCTACGCCTGA
- a CDS encoding ArsR/SmtB family transcription factor, translating to MQKGSAPKDKPAHLRLSEDQTTELADMFRLMSDPSRLRIILACLDTSTSVGDMAAALGLSPSLVSHHLRLLRAGRLIQAERRGNRVFYLITDEHIRRVLSDMVDHVAEESEGDLEA from the coding sequence ATGCAAAAAGGGTCAGCACCGAAGGACAAGCCGGCGCATCTCCGCCTGTCCGAAGACCAGACCACCGAACTGGCCGACATGTTCCGCCTGATGAGCGACCCCAGCCGGCTGCGCATCATCCTGGCCTGCCTGGACACGTCGACCTCGGTCGGCGACATGGCGGCGGCGCTGGGCCTGTCGCCATCCCTGGTCAGCCATCACCTCCGCCTGCTGCGGGCGGGACGGCTGATCCAGGCGGAACGGCGCGGCAACCGCGTCTTCTACTTGATCACCGACGAGCATATCCGGCGCGTCCTGTCGGACATGGTCGACCATGTGGCGGAGGAAAGCGAGGGGGATCTGGAAGCGTAA
- the hutG gene encoding N-formylglutamate deformylase, giving the protein METFRFQPGETPVLLSIPHVGTVVPPDIAATMTDSALAMPDTDWHLDRLYHFAPALGIGFLKPILSRYVIDLNRDPDSALPAPGASSTELCPLTTFDHQPVYHPGQEPDAAEVRRRIGAYWRPYHEQLNGELQALKERFGVAVLFDAHSIRSRVPRFFDGQIQDFSLGTAEGTSASPALVGRVMNVLTATGRFSSVQNGRFNGGFITRRYGNPADNIHSIQLELSQLTYMDEEAPFGFREESARQLRPTLERLLSLVVEWAWENAAGRRRSAFL; this is encoded by the coding sequence ATGGAGACGTTCCGCTTCCAGCCGGGGGAAACCCCCGTCCTGCTCAGCATCCCGCATGTCGGCACCGTCGTGCCGCCGGACATCGCGGCCACCATGACCGACTCCGCCCTGGCGATGCCCGACACCGACTGGCATCTCGACCGGCTCTATCACTTCGCCCCGGCGCTGGGCATCGGCTTCCTGAAGCCCATCCTCTCGCGCTATGTGATCGACCTCAACCGCGATCCCGACAGCGCCCTTCCCGCCCCCGGCGCCAGCAGCACCGAACTCTGTCCCCTCACCACCTTCGATCACCAGCCGGTCTACCACCCGGGACAGGAGCCGGACGCGGCGGAGGTGCGGCGGCGGATCGGCGCCTATTGGCGCCCCTATCACGAGCAGCTCAACGGCGAGCTTCAGGCGCTGAAGGAACGCTTCGGCGTGGCGGTGCTGTTCGACGCCCATTCCATCCGATCACGCGTGCCGCGCTTCTTCGACGGGCAGATCCAGGACTTCAGCCTGGGCACGGCGGAGGGGACCAGCGCCTCGCCGGCACTGGTCGGCCGTGTGATGAACGTGCTCACCGCGACCGGGCGTTTCTCCTCGGTGCAGAACGGGCGGTTCAATGGCGGCTTCATCACCCGCCGCTACGGCAATCCCGCCGACAACATCCATTCGATCCAGCTCGAACTGTCGCAGCTCACCTACATGGACGAAGAGGCTCCCTTCGGCTTCCGCGAGGAGTCGGCGCGTCAGCTGCGCCCGACGCTGGAGCGGTTGCTGAGCCTTGTCGTCGAGTGGGCGTGGGAGAACGCCGCCGGCCGGCGGCGCAGCGCTTTCCTGTAA
- a CDS encoding bacteriohemerythrin, whose protein sequence is MSVITWRRQLSVGQPSIDEDHKHLIEYLNELDAALNSRSFMPVRVAKILMKLLEYTQQHFAREEKIMQAVHYPKFEEHVRQHHEAVRTLSELSAVFTRDPTHQNAERIYTFTANWLVHHIIMQDTQLTPYVRGVWV, encoded by the coding sequence ATGAGTGTCATTACGTGGAGGCGGCAGCTCAGCGTCGGCCAGCCGTCCATCGACGAAGATCACAAGCACCTGATCGAGTATCTGAACGAACTGGACGCCGCGTTGAATTCGCGCAGCTTCATGCCGGTGCGCGTTGCCAAGATCCTCATGAAACTGCTGGAATACACCCAGCAGCATTTCGCCCGCGAAGAAAAGATCATGCAGGCCGTGCATTACCCGAAGTTCGAGGAGCATGTCCGCCAGCATCACGAGGCGGTGCGGACGCTGAGCGAACTATCCGCGGTCTTCACACGGGACCCGACGCATCAGAACGCCGAGCGGATCTACACCTTCACCGCGAACTGGTTGGTCCACCACATCATCATGCAGGACACGCAGCTGACGCCCTATGTGCGGGGCGTCTGGGTCTGA